In Caloenas nicobarica isolate bCalNic1 chromosome 5, bCalNic1.hap1, whole genome shotgun sequence, a single genomic region encodes these proteins:
- the PHRF1 gene encoding PHD and RING finger domain-containing protein 1, with protein sequence MDDDSQDELINKNAALGKGKRPSFVLLSETESSGGTSCDSEDNTGSEEEEDGTEEEGGDDDKEESEDEELEDCGDDDEEEEEETEAAVEGLADSLKLEPHVSRVSISSDEDGENCPICLNTFRDQAVGTPENCSHFFCLDCIVEWSKNANSCPVDRIRFKYISIRAHFGGKILKKIPVENTKTQSNNDDDEDDPTFCEVCGRSDREDRLLLCDGCDAGYHMECLNPPLSEVPVDEWFCPACAPMEVSAAADTDHVSEEEVAALVDDDIPTTSRLRPHVRTRAIARTRQSERVRETVNRIRITTAQQIQHEPRYLTSSLLDETIEAVVAGLNTAVYERPLTPRAPTRQKRKTGRRRKVGGKKRTRTKSSAGKKSSGTQLKRRKHLIKKRRGKKMRVRSHVKNEATTRSRIARTLGLGKPVHGASLPSVYKPTEPSLGLMRADIGAASLSVFGDPYAFDPYESNEEVSTNPDSPVSAKRRVLSQSALRSHRPVARPISVGLPRSSVPALSPDQEAEAAPVPDLLGSILSGQSFLMMSSSDVVINRDGSLTAKAAAPPHRKSASDLRVDDGSGHNTQLSTVYSGTTASSSIAGPSVSSALNAHARPSSSSLFSSPSPSLSRIEPAANLAQSTSEKATVKSEYSMTPRSVQTQNIPALSRHSSNLDEMPRFNGNSKNLAPTDSSSKPLSCNLNSGSKAVTVQQPLKPPPKRIDVFELPRIPKIKKETSSKQVEPEPAGSRSCDIPSSCITQLTGKESTHQLGKGSKVESQKSNAKESQQQTHTSGVSFSASTGVYSSSSLLGTSRSKGPSSFESFKINIPGNAGHSSRLSNPGFCNTFRPVDDKAQQKESPSPLLLVKKKQVKSEIYDPFEPTGSDSSSASSSPERLGSGIPLTNITRTISIENPKVQTFQTVRRFTPYMVGNVFGSGADSDVPSSNTESHDDMTVENRIVEQISDTEERDNMDEEDFLSSPCTSSAVRQISNAECLKEESRESPDVFFNAEELIRPNINVKLEPDVPSKSYGQQKVQKVEQIERQSRSRSSSNSSSRSKKMKRKKARVKGHKRSRSGSRDRGHSRDRSSRSTSWSGGEEHSKTHTLKPKRRRSSTDRSSSREQSKKKKMKDKTKDKKTKISWCRERRKSRSPSGSPGSTSEFYENRKRKRQSPLRSRWRERSRSSSIERTKRRKHRRDKSYERYDKDSSIRSRDRKRSRSRSRERRKWRSRSQSASGSQECKSSKSKEKIPRSRSRSKERKYRSKETSLPSPSEKNQKPLVENVSRCLEQPHSFNQDPKEELVLEELSIIIQPNVKLEEIQAETPVQLREAQETVKVEPICQEVTSETVFPVPEITNICVPVPVGNVDSFAETELMNSSDPAALGSCSNTNLEITVKIENTALYPSLMEPPSKEEVIMHTPTEATPIQGLSKSKITDCVKEVKQECLVSNEETSNFSKSELEMVPQGPALKSKAPVKRVTWNLQEEESSMLSAGKAPRMPFYKLQQAKDGAWKAEDSSQTLNQVYCQNVPLTPPLPSSLPTYAPVSQPTVQFIMQGSLPALGCMAGQSLTPELGTLATASEPGIQTASVGNTEEKTKAPRPPVDKMKNEEYMKKLHMQERAVEEVKLAIKPFYQKREITKEEYKNILRKAVQKICHSKSGEINPMKVANLVKAYVEKYKHMRKHKKSDGEDTREAEN encoded by the exons ATGGATGATGACAGCCAGGATGAACTGATAAACAAGAATGCTGCACTAGGCAAGGGCAAAAGACCAAGTTTTGTGCTCCTCAGTGAAACAG aaagcagTGGTGGAACTAGCTGTGATTCAGAAGACAATACTGGaagtgaagaggaagaagatggcACTGAGGAAGAGGGAGGTGATGACGACAAGGAAGAAAGTGAAGATGAAGAGTTAGAAG ATTGTGGagatgatgatgaagaagaggaggaagaaactgAGGCCGCTGTGGAGGGATTGGCTGATTCTCTGAAATTAGAGCCACACGTAAGCAGAGTGAGCATTTCCTCTGATGAAGATGGTGAAAACTGCCCCATTTGCCTCAACACGTTTCGGGATCAGGCTGTTGGGACTCCTGAGAACTGTTCCCATTTCTTCTGCTTGGACTGCATTGTGGAGTGGTCTAAG aatgCAAATTCCTGTCCAGTGGATCGAATCCGTTTTAAGTACATTAGCATTCGGGCACATTTTGGTGGTAAAATCTTAAAAAAG ATTCCTGTTGAGAACACGAAAACTCAGagtaataatgatgatgatgaggatgatCCAACCTTCTGTGAGGTGTGTGGCAGAAGTGACCGTGAGGATCGCCTGCTGCTGTGTGATGGCTGTGATGCAGG gtATCACATGGAATGCCTTAATCCACCTCTGAGTGAAGTCCCTGTAGATGAATGGTTCTGTCCAGCCTGTGCCCCCATGGAAGTCAGTGCGGCTGCAG ataCAGATCATGTCAGTGAAGAAGAGGTTGCTGCCCTTGTGGATGATGATATTCCTACCACTAGTAGGCTACGCCCTCACGTCCGAACCCGAGCTATAGCCAGAACTCGTCAGAGCGAACGAGTTAGAGAAACAGTGAATAGAATCCGGATAACAACAGCACAACAAATTCAG CACGAGCCAAGGTACCTCACTTCCTCTCTTCTGGATGAAACAATTGAGGCAGTTGTAGCAGGCCTAAACACAGCCGTCTACGAGCGTCCTCTTACACCACGAGCTCCTACtaggcagaaaagaaaaacag GTAGGAGACGGAAAGTAGGAGGCAAAAAAAGAACTCGGACAAAGTCTTCTGCTGGGAAGAAGAGTTCAGGGACACAGCTGAAGAGACGCAAGCATCTGATCAAGAAGAGACGGGGAAAAAAGATGAGAGTAAGATCACAT GTGAAAAATGAGGCTACTACTCGCTCCCGTATTGCAAGAACTCTTGGTCTTGGTAAACCTGTGCATGGGGCCTCGCTGCCTTCTGTGTACAAACCAACGGAGCCCTCACTTGGTCTGATGAGAGCAGATATTGGTGCAGcttctctctctgtgtttgGAGATCCATATGCATTTGATCCTTATGAAAG TAACGAAGAGGTTTCAACAAATCCAGATTCACCAGTGAGTGCCAAAAGAAGAGTTCTCTCCCAGTCAGCACTGAGGTCTCACCGTCCTGTAGCTAGACCCATTTCTGTGGGATTGCCCAG AAGCAGTGTACCTGCCTTGAGCCCTGATcaagaagcagaagctgctcctgtgcctgaTCTGTTGGGAAGTATCCTATCTGGACAGAGCTTTCTCATGATGAGTAGTTCAGATGTGGTCATCAACAGAGATGGTTCGCTGACGGCAAAGGCGGCAG CTCCACCTCATAGAAAATCAGCAAGTGACTTAAGAGTGGATGATGGTTCAGGACACAACACCCAACTGAGTACAGTGTACTCAGGGACCACAGCAAGCAGCTCAATTGCTGGACCTTCAGTTTCCTCGGCGCTGAATGCTCATGCTAGACCCTCCTCCTCAAGCTTGTTTTCATCACCTTCACCCTCACTGAGCAGGATTGAGCCTGCAGCAAACCTTGCACAGAGTACATCAGAAAAGGCAACTGTAAAATCGGAATATTCAATGACACCTAGATCTGTTCAGACTCAGAATATACCTGCTTTGAGCAGGCACAGCTCCAATTTAGATGAAATGCCTAGATTTAATGGAAACTCTAAAAACCTTGCACCCACTGACTCATCTTCAAAGCCCCTGAGCTGTAACTTGAATTCTGGCTCAAAAGCTGTAACTGTCCAGCAGCCATTAAAACCACCTCCCAAGAGAATTGACGTCTTTGAGCTTCCCAGGATACCAAAGATTAAAAAGGAAACCAGCAGCAAGCAGGTGGAGCCAGAACCTGCAGGAAGCCGAAGCTGTGATATCCCCAGCTCCTGTATAACCCAGCTGACAGGCAAAGAGAGCACTCATCAGCTGGGAAAGGGTAGCAAGGTGGAAAGTCAGAAGTCAAATGCCAAGGAATCTCAGCAACAAACACATACAAGCGGGGTGTCTTTTTCTGCCAGTACAGGTGTGTATAGCAGTTCATCGCTACTGGGCACTTCGAGGAGCAAAGGCCCAAGCTCTTTTGAgagttttaaaatcaatattcCTGGAAATGCAGGGCATTCCAGCAGACTGTCTAACCCAGGATTTTGTAACACCTTCCGTCCTGTGGATGACAAAGCACAACAGAAAGAGAGTCCTTCACCTCTTCTCTTAGTTAAGAAAAAGCAAGTCAAAAGTGAAATATATGATCCCTTTGAGCCAACAGGATCGGACTCGAGTTCAGCAAGCAGCAGTCCTGAAAGGCTTGGCTCGGGAATCCCGCTAACTAATATTACCAGGACTATTTCCATTGAAAATCCAAAAGTTCAAACGTTTCAAACTGTCCGTCGTTTCACCCCTTACATGGTAGGAAATGTATTTGGATCTGGAGCTGACTCTGATGTACCATCTAGTAACACAGAGTCTCATGATGACATGACGGTAGAAAACAGGATTGTTGAACAGATCTCTGATACAGAGGAACGAGACAATATGGATGAGGAAGACTTTCTAAGCAGTCCTTGCACTTCATCTGCTGTTAGGCAAATTTCTAATGCAGAGTGCTTaaaggaggaaagcagagagagcCCTGATGTGTTCTTTAATGCTGAAGAATTGATTAGACCTAATATTAATGTGAAATTAGAACCAGATGTTCCCTCGAAGAGTTATGGGCAGCAGAAAGTCCAAAAGGTAGAACAAATAGAGAGGCAGTCACGTTCCAGATCCTCTTCAAACTCCAGCTCCCGAAGcaagaagatgaaaaggaaaaaggcacgTGTCAAAGGGCACAAGAGATCCCGATCAGGGTCTAGGGATAGAGGACACTCAAGGGACCGAAGCTCCAGATCTACGTCTTGGTCAGGTGGAGAAGAGCAtagcaaaacacacacattgAAACCCAAACGCAGGAGGTCTTCTACTGACCGTTCTAGCAGTCGCGAACAatctaagaaaaagaaaatgaaggataAAACCAAggataaaaagacaaaaatttctTGGTgtagagagagaaggaaatctAGGTCACCTTCAGGTAGTCCTGGAAGTACTTCTGAGTTttatgaaaatagaaaaaggaagagacagTCTCCATTGAGATCGAGATGGAGGGAACGTTCCCGATCAAGTAGCATTGAGAGGACTAAAAGGCGGAAACACAGGAGAGACAAAAGCTATGAGAGGTATGATAAAGATAGTAGCATAAGGTCAAGGGACAGAAAAAGATCAAGATCCAGGTCTCGGGAGAGGAGAAAGTGGAGGTCTCGTTCGCAGTCTGCATCTGGGTCCCAGGAatgcaaaagcagcaaatcaaaggaaaaaataccacGATCGAGATCACgttccaaagaaagaaaatacagatcaAAAGAGACATCGCTTCCTTCTCCATCAGAAAAGAATCAAAAGCCTTTAGTTGAAAATGTGTCCAGGTGTCTGGAGCAACCCCATTCCTTTAACCAAGACCCAAAGGAGGAGCTAGTACTAGAAGAGCTTTCCATAATCATCCAACCAAATGTCAAGCTTGAGGAAATACAGGCTGAGACCCCAGTTCAACTGAGAGAGGCCCAAGAAACTGTAAAAGTAGAGCCCATCTGTCAGGAAGTGACCAGTGAAACTGTGTTCCCTGTGCCAGAGATCACAAACATTTGTGTCCCTGTTCCAGTTGGCAATGTGGATTCTTTTGCTGAAACAGAATTAATGAATAGTAGTGATCCAGCAGCACTTGGTAGCTGTAGCAATACAAACCTTGAGATTAcagttaaaatagaaaatactgcATTATATCCGTCTCTGATGGAACCACCCTCAAAGGAGGAAGTTATCATGCACACTCCAACTGAGGCTACGCCAATTCAAGGCTTgtccaaaagcaaaataacagaTTGTGTGAAGGAGGTTAAACAAGAGTGCCTTGTGTCAAATGAGGAAACGAGTAATTTCAGTAAGTCTGAACTGGAGATGGTACCTCAGGGTCCTGCGTTGAAATCAAAAGCACCAGTGAAAAGAGTTACCTGGAATCTTCAAGAGGAAGAAAGCAGCATGTTGTCTGCTGGAAAAGCTCCAA GGATGCCGTTTTACAAACTTCAGCAAGCGAAAGATGGGGCCTGGAAAGCAGAGGACTCGAGCCAAACATTAAATCAG GTGTACTGTCAAAATGTACCTTTGACACCACCTCTGCCCTCAAGCCTTCCCACCTATGCCCCTGTCAGCCAGCCCACGGTTCAGTTTATCATGCAGGGTAGTCTTCCAGCACTTGGCTGCATGGCAGGACAGAGCCTGACTCCAGAGCTGGGTACCCTGGCCACTGCATCTGAACCAGGGATCCAAACTGCTTCTGttggaaacacagaagaaaagacCAAAGCACCTAGACCTCCAgtggataaaatgaaaaatgaagaa TACATGAAGAAGCTTCACATGCAGGAAAGGGCTGTGGAAGAAGTGAAACTTGCTATTAAGCCTTTTTACCAGAAGAGGGAGATTACAAAGGAAGAGTACAAGAACATTCTTCGAAAAGCAGTGCAAAAG ATTTGCCACAGCAAAAGTGGAGAGATCAACCCTATGAAGGTGGCTAATCTGGTGAAAGCGtatgtggaaaaatacaa